The Lytechinus pictus isolate F3 Inbred chromosome 10, Lp3.0, whole genome shotgun sequence genome includes a window with the following:
- the LOC129269869 gene encoding G-protein coupled receptor GRL101-like: protein MIVFINYLDIEHPWDTLTLTHSAPGTNLTHIPLVSGNVMSIRLPGGIVTISFCSDLVQQQGGFSLDFRFYDANVTDYLNENAFECHSGFELIRNEARCDGAIDCHDYSDEINCGACDSESFLCRGSDICLSGSRQCDGWSDCPLADDEEQCDTEKCPDGYSCGESPYNNRHGPVPSACTGPEWVPFWVNASEPWSGRPLQNVAPKATLLNLNGFPVKMLNHSIFDGTTNLHTIDVASCQLESLPAGVFSKLSRLWKIVATNNSITYLENGTFSGLINLRLLYLDFNQIMRLDEGCFTDLGRLFFIDLANNQLSEIRQGAFKDCSSMERLVLPENNITQVNSSIFEGIKERLKIVTFRDNPLHSIAPGTFLGLTRLEDLHIMSVSSEHIQLFPEIFQGLENLIALVVYDSRFCCIAPERATCVERVPSHPLFTCRKTFLQNLFIKVFIWILGISALVGNAFVILMRLQRTEATSVGTIQSIFITSLALSDFLMGAYMIILATMDLYIGDSYFWEGRAEEWRSSNVCQVAGFIAFLSSEASVFLLTLITVDRFICILFPFSIEYHITTTKARILNGAIWMFSLFLALVAIFINYLYPDAYSLSDVCVGLPLIRKSVDLYAKLDVNTQSRYGVATFNTVASSTVSTWQFSIAVFLGINLISFVVILFSYIAIFITVRFARDRVGRKDRVANEVKMALKFSLIVATDFFCWMPIIILGILVQTNLITISSDVYAWLVVFILPINSSINPYLYTITKDASSRPKLTRSTKETK, encoded by the exons ATGATTGTCTTCATAAACTACCTGGACATCGAGCACCCGTGGGACACTCTGACGTTAACCCATTCGGCTCCTGGTACCAATCTAACACACATCCCATTAGTGAGTGGAAATGTGATGTCGATTCGTCTACCGGGCGGAATCGTCACCATCTCCTTTTGCAGTGATCTTGTCCAACAGCAAGGCGGCTTTTCATTGGATTTCCGATTTTACGATGCGAATG TCACAGACTATCTCAATGAGAATGCATTTGAATGCCATTCAGGGTTTGAGCTCATCCGCAACGAGGCCCGTTGCGATGGAGCCATCGACTGCCACGATTATTCAGACGAAATCAACTGTGGAG cTTGTGACTCAGAATCTTTCCTGTGCCGCGGAAGTGATATTTGTCTTTCAGGCAGTAGGCAATGCGATGGCTGGAGTGACTGTCCATTGGCCGATGATGAAGAACAATGTG ACACCGAGAAATGTCCTGATGGTTATTCGTGTGGCGAGTCCCCATACAACAATAGGCATGGGCCAGTACCATCAGCCTGCACTGGGCCTGAGTGGGTCCCATTCTGGGTGAATGCATCAGAACCATGGAGCGGACGACCCTTGCAGAATGTTGCACCAAAGGCTACATTGCT AAATTTAAATGGTTTTCCAGTCAAAATGTTGAATCATAGTATATTTgacggaacaacgaaccttcaTACTAT TGACGTTGCATCATGCCAATTAGAAAGCTTGCCAGCAGGAGTTTTTAGTAAACTCTCACGCCTGTGGAAAAT TGTTGCGACCAACAACAGTATTACCTATCTTGAGAATGGCACGTTTTCTGGACTGATAAACTTAAGATTGCT atACTTGGATTTTAACCAGATAATGCGTCTTGACGAGGGATGTTTTACAGATCTTGGACGTCTCTTTTTCAT TGATCTAGCTAATAACCAGCTGTCAGAGATTCGTCAAGGTGCATTTAAGGATTGCAGTTCTATGGAGAGACT AGTTTTACCCGAGAACAATATAACACAAGTGAACAGCTCTATATTTGAAGGAATCAAAGAACGTCTGAAGATAGT CACTTTTCGAGATAATCCGCTCCACTCCATTGCCCCAGGTACTTTTCTCGGCCTCACTCGACTCGAAGACCT acACATCATGTCTGTCTCGTCGGAACACATTCAACTTTTCCCGGAAATATTCCAGGGACTGGAAAATCTGATTGCGCT GGTAGTGTATGACTCCCGGTTTTGTTGCATCGCACCAGAGAGGGCCACGTGTGTTGAACGAGTTCCATCCCACCCACTCTTCACCTGCAGGAAGACCTTCCTCCAGAACCTTTTCATCAAAGTCTTCATATGGATACTTGGCATCAGCGCATTAGTAGGCAATGCTTTCGTCATACTGATGCGTCTGCAGCGGACGGAAGCTACGTCGGTGGGCACTATCCAGTCCATCTTTATCACCAGTCTAGCCCTCTCCGATTTTCTAATGGGTGCCTACATGATTATCCTAGCCACGATGGATCTCTATATAGGGGATTCGTACTTCTGGGAGGGTCGAGCGGAAGAGTGGAGATCAAGTAACGTCTGTCAGGTAGCCGGGTTCATCGCGTTCTTGAGCAGCGAGGCTTCCGTGTTCCTCCTGACTCTCATCACCGTTGATCGCTTCATTTGCATCCTCTTCCCATTCAGCATCGAGTAccacatcaccaccaccaaggCACGTATCCTCAACGGTGCTATCTGGatgttctctctctttctcgctCTTGTTGCCATCTTCATCAACTACCTCTACCCCGATGCGTACAGCCTGAGTGACGTATGCGTTGGTCTTCCACTCATCCGCAAGTCCGTGGACCTGTACGCCAAACTTGACGTGAATACCCAATCCCGGTATGGTGTTGCGACCTTCAACACTGTTGCATCCTCCACAGTTTCTACCTGGCAGTTCTCCATCGCTGTCTTTCTGGGGATCAATCTCATTAGTTTCGTAGTAATTCTTTTCTCCTACATTGCCATCTTCATAACG GTGCGTTTTGCACGAGATCGAGTCGGTCGTAAAGATAGAGTGGCGAATGAGGTGAAGATGGCGCTGAAATTTTCCTTGATCGTAGCGACCGACTTCTTCTGTTGGATGCCCATCATCATCCTCGGGATCCTCGTTCAGACCAACCTCATTACTATCTCATCCGATGTCTACGCCTGGTTGGTGGTCTTCATTCTCCCGATCAATTCCTCCATCAATCCTTACTTGTACACCATCACCAAAGACGCATCTTCTAGGCCCAAGTTAACGAGAAGCACTAAAGAAACTAAGTGA